The following DNA comes from Occultella kanbiaonis.
CCGGAACCGCAGCGCGAAGAACACGCCCATGTAGACGGCCGCGAAGGCCACGGTGGCCACGAGACCGACCCACCCGGCCACGGTATCCCGCCGGCTCCAGGCCACCTCCAGCGGGTTGAGGAGGTAGAACAACCACACCGCGGCGAACACGACGCCCCACCGGCGTGGGCCGGTCGGGGCGTCGCTGCTCGGGCGGTCGGCGGTCACGACCGTCACCGTAGTCCCACCGCTGGGTCAGACCCGCGCCGTGTCGCGGCTCATCCGCCACGCGGCGCCCGCCACGAAGATCGCGAGCCAGACCACGGCGTTCACCACGGCGTACCAGGGCAGGTCGCCGGTCAGGACCGACCGGGCGATCTCCGCCACGCCGAACATCGGCGTGAACGACGCGATGTGCCACATCAGGGTGCCCTGCGTGATCGGGATGAACACGTTGCCGAGGAACGCGAACAGCGCCAGCCCGGGCCCGAGGATCTGCATCGCGTTCTCGCTCGGCACCAGGTAGCCGACGAAGACGCCGAGCGCCGCGAACACGAGCGTGCAGATGAGGGTCAGGAACGCGCTCGCGATCCAGGTGCCGAGGTCCATCGACGGCTTGCCCTGGGCCACGCCCGCGAGGTTGACGACCAGGATCGCGAGCGCGCCGAGGGTCACGGCGAGCAGCGCCTTGGTGAGGATGTACGCCGTCGGGCTCAGCGGCGTGAGCCGCAGCTGCCGCGACCAGCCCTGCGCCCGTTCCACGGCGACCATGGCGCCGGCCGAGGCGGCCGTGAGCGCGGCGCCGTAGAAGGCCATCGACACCATCACGTAGGCGGCCACGTTCCCGCGGCCCACCGATGTGTCCCAGTCGGTCTGGCTGCCGAACGCGAGGAACAGGGCGATCGGGAACACGAGCGTGAAGATGATGGTGCGCCGGTTCCGCAGGGTCCGGCGCAGCTCGATGCCGAGCATGGTCGAGTTGAAGCCGCCCAGCGGCGGCACGCGACGGGTGTCGGGGTCGAAGTGGTCGGCCGCTGGTTCGGTCGTGGTGGTCATCGCAGGTTCCCGTCGGTGTCGTTGTTGCTGCCGGTCAGGCGCAGGAACGCCTCTTCGATGCCCTTCGTGACGATCTCCAGGTCCGTCGCGTCGGTCTGGTTGAGCAGGTAGCGGGCGACGGCGTCACTGTCGCCGGCGTGGACGGTCAGCTGGTCGCCGGTCAGGTTGACGGAGTCGACGCCGGCGATCGACGCGATCGACGCCGTGTCGGCGTCGTGGACGCGGGCGCGGATGGTGCGCCCCGAGGCGAGCGCCTTGATCTGCGGGCCGCTGCCGTCCGCCACGATGCGCCCCTGGCTGACCAGCACGATCCGGTCGGCGTACTGATCCGCCTCCTCGAGGTAGTGGGTGGCGAACAGCACGGTGCGTCCGGTCTCGGCGTCGCGGCGGATCGAGCTCCAGAACGCGCGGCGGCCCTCGACGTCCATGCCGGTGGTCGGCTCGTCGAGCAGCAGCAGGGCCGGGTTGGACAGCAGCGCCATCGCGAACCGCAGCCGTTGCTGCTCCCCGCCCGAGCACTTGGCGACCTTGCGGTCCGCGATGGCCGTGATTCCGGCGGTGTCGAGGACCTCGGCGACGGGCCGGGTGTCCGCGAACAGGCTGGCGGTGTAGGCGACGGTCTCGGCGACCGTCAGGTCCTTGAGGAGGCCGCCGGTCTGCATGACGGCGGAGACCAGACCACGCGCGATGGCGTGACGGGGCGTCAGGCCGAGCACCCGGACCTCGCCCGAGGTGGGCTGGCTCAGCCCGAGGATCATGTCGATGGTGGTGGTCTTGCCCGCCCCGTTCGGGCCGAGGAAGGCGACCACCTCGCCGGGGTGGATCTCCAGGTCGATGCCGCGCACGGCGGGGACCGAGCCGAAGTTCTTGGTCACCCCGGCGAGGCTGACGGCGGCCCGCCGGGTCTTCAGGAGTGTTGTCGAGGTCATGCCTCAAGCCTGCGGCGGCGCCCTCCCGCGTGCCTGCGCCGGTCGTCACGATCGGGGCATGACATTTGTCAGGCGTCTACTTGCGGATGACCTTCTCGATCGACATCACGAGGATCACGCGGTCCGCGGAGTCCGGCGGGGCCGGGGTGTCCGCGTCCCCGTAGCGGGCGCCGAGGACCTGGTAGAACGCACCGGCCGGGTCCGGGACGACCTCGGTGAGCCGGCCGCGCACGGAGATGAACCGGTACGGGTCGGCCGGGTCGGGGACCGAGAGGGCCATGCCCGGGTTCGCCTGCAGGTTGCGGTACTTCGCGCGCTTGGTCGTGTGCGTGAACTTGAGGACGCCGTCCTCATGGAGGAACCACATCGGCTCCACCTGCGGGGTCCCGTCCGGGCGCACGGTGGCCAGGTGGCCCACGTTCGGGTTCTCGATGAGGTCGGTCAGGTCTTCGGGGATCGGTGCCATGGCCGCCAGCCTAACGACCGGCGACCCGGGGTCTCAGTGGTGGTGTCCGTGCCGGCCGAGAGTGTCCACGGGGCCGGCGCCGGGACGGGTCCACTGCGGAACCGGGCGGCTGGTGTCGCCCCATGTGGAGTTCCCGTCGGCGTCCGTGCGCCAGTACCAGCAGGCGTGCTGCCCCTGCGGCCAGCCGTCCGGGTTGTCCTCCCACGCCTCGCCACGGCCGTAGGGGGTCATGTCGAGCAGGTGGAACGGGCCGTACACCTCGGTGCCTCGGCCGGTCGTCGAGTAGGTGAGGTGGACGCGGTCGCCGTCGCGCAGGAAGAACGCGAGGTTGCCCATCTCGCCGCCGATCGGGGCGTCCAGGCCGTGCACCGAGTACCACGGCTGGGTGTAGCCCATGAATGCGACGTAGGGGGCCACCTCCTCCCAGACGCCCGTGGTCACGATGGCCATCGAGACGCCCCGGGAGTTGAGATAGACGCCGTCCCTCAGGTGCCATGCGGCAATGGTGCAGCCCTCGCACTGCCCCTGGTGCGGGGCGCCGTCGTGCCACATGTGCTGATAGAGCATGAGCTCGTCGCGGCCCTCGAAGAGGTCCAGGAACGGGACCGGACCGTCCGGCCCGACGACCTCGACGGTCCCGTCGATCTCCACCATGGGCAGCCGGCGACGGGCCGCGGCGATGGCGTCCCCGGTATGGGTGTGTGCCTTCTCGCGGACCAGGAGGTCGTCCCGCGCCGCCTGCCAGGTGGTCAGGTCGACGACGGGCGGGCGGGCCGGCTTTCCGGGTCCGGTGGCGGTGTGCTCTGGCGTGGTGGTCATGAGGTCCTCCGTGATCTCTTGTGCCGGGGCGACGGCGCGCGGCTGCCCTCCGGCGCTCATCGGGTACAGACTCGCGGCCCGGCCGGAACTCATCGCCTGCCCGTCGGCCTCGTCCGGACCGGCGTGGTCAAGGTCACAGGAGGTCACCCCTCGGACTCATTGCACTGAGTGCATCGGTGCACTTAGTGTCATCAAGTGCTCCCCATCCCACCCGGCGGCGACCGCCGTGCCGCGCTCAAGGCGCGTCATCGGCGCGCGATCATCGACGCGGCCGCCGCGCTGATCGACGAGACCGGGGTCGCCACGTTCACCGTGGACGAGTTGGCGGTCCGCGCGGACGTCTCCCGCCGCACGGTCTTCAACCACTTCGCCTCGATCGACGAGATCGTCACCACCGTCTGCAGCGAGGTGCTCGGCGGGGTTCTGGACGAGTTCACCGCTACCCCGACCACCGCGACCGGCGACATGTTCGACGAGGTCGTCGAGGTACTGCGCGCCACCGACCTGGTGCCGCCGATGGCGTACCTGACCCGCGTGATCGGGATGGAGGATCCGGTCGCCTCCCCCCGCCAGGCCGTGATGCTGCTGAGCACGTTCACCGACATCAGCGAGCGGCTCTCGGAGGAACTCACCCGTCGCCATCCCCGGACCGAACTGCTCGACATCCACCTCATGGTGAGCGCGCTCTTCGGTGGCCTCGTGGTGCTGCACCGGTACTGGTTCGAAGCCACCGGGGCCGCCGTGGACGACGAGTCCCGGCGCGTCTGGTCAGAACTGCTCGAACGACTCATCGCCGCGACCCGCAACGGCCACCGCTCCACCGACACCCCCAGCTGACCACGAGCCCAAGGAATCCCCATGGCTGAACTCCTCTATCGCCTCGGCCGCTTCGCGGCGCGCCGGGCCCGCACCGTGATCGCCGTCTGGCTCGCCATCCTGGTGATCGCCGGTGGCGCGTTCGCGGTGGCGGGCGGCACCCTCGCGACCAGCATCTCCATCCCCGGCACGCCGACCACCACGGTCACCGACCGGCTCGCGGACGAGTTCCCCGAGGCCTCCGGCGGCACCGGCACGGTCGTGCTGCAGACCGAGGACGGAACCCCGTTCACGGCCGAGCAGCGCGCCCAGATCGAGGAGCGGCTCGCCGAGGCGGGCGACGTCGACGGCGTCACGACCGTGATCGACCCGTTCGTGACCGAGGAGCAGCGCGCCGCGCAGCAGGCCGAGATCGAGGGCGGCCTCGCCCAACTCGAGCTGGCCGCGGCGCAGGGCGAGACCCCCGAGCTCGCGGCCCAGCGGGCCGGCCTGGAGATGGGTGCGGCGCTGCTCGAGATGGCCGCCGAGACCCGTCAGGTCTCCTCCGACGGCGCGACCGCGCTCGCCACGATCGCGTTCGTGGATCCGCAGCTGTCGATCCCGCAGGAGACCAAGGACGCCGTGGTCGAGGTGTTCGACGAAACGATCGACGGCGTCACGGTCGACCTCTCCTCGGACATCACCCAGGGCATCCCGGAGCTGTTCGGCGTCGGCGAGGTGCTCGGCCTGCTGGTCGCCGCCGTCGTCCTGATCGTCATGCTCGGCACCCTCATCGGTGCCGGGCTGCCGATCCTCACCGCGCTGATCGGCGTGGGCATCGGCGCGCTCGCCTCGTTGTCCCTGTCCGGCGTGGTCGAGATGGTGTCCGTCACCCCGGTGCTCGGGCTCATGCTCGGGCTCGCGGTCGGGATCGACTACTCCCTGTTCATCATCAACCGGCACCGACGCCAGCTCAAGCACGGCGAGGAGTTGCACGCCTCGATCGGGCTCGCGAACGGCACCTCCGGCAACGCGGTCGTGTTCGCCGGCGCGACCGTGCTGATCGCGCTGCTCGCGCTGAACATCACCGGGATCCCGTTCCTCGGCCTGATGGGCACCGTCGGTGCGTTCTGCATCCTGGTCGCGGTGCTCATCGCGATCACGCTGACCCCGGCGCTGCTCCGCCTGGTCGGTACCCGGATCCTGTCCCGCAGGGAGCGGGCGGCGCTCGCTGCCGGCACCAAGGACGGCACCAGCACGGCCGTCCCGGCCGCACCGCAGCCGATGTCCACCGCCCGGGCGATCGGTCGCGTGGTGATCGGGATCGCGGCGCTGGTGATCATCGCGCTGCCCGCCCTCGATCTGCGCTTGAACCTGCCCGACGGTTCCACGGAGTCCGCCGACTCCACGCAGTACCGCGCCTACACGACCATCGCCGAGGAGTTCGGCGAGGGCCGCAACGGCACGCTACTCGTCGTCGCGGACCTGCCCGAGGGTGCGAGCGAGCAGGATGCGCTGCTCGCGCAGGTCGAGATCGGCCAGGCCCTGTTCGCCCAGGAGGACGTGGTCGCGGTCGCGCCGATCGGGACCTCGGAGGACTTCAGCGTCATCGCCTTCCAGGTGATCCCTGCCGAAGGGCCGACCAGTGAGTCCACCGAGACCCTCGTCCACACCCTGCGGGACGCCTCACCTATCGAGGGCGTCTACGAGATCGGGGTGGCCGGCTCCGCGAGCGGCAACATCGACATCTCGGAGAAGCTGGCCGACGCGCTGCCGATCTACCTGGCCGTGGTGGTCGGGCTCTCCCTGCTCATCCTGATCCTGGTGTTCCGGTCGATCTTCGTGCCGGTCATCGCCACCCTCGGGTTCATCCTGTCCTACTTCGCCGCGCTCGGCGGAGTGGTCGCGATCTACCAGTGGGGCTGGCTCGCCCCAGTCTTCGGGGTGGACAGTCCCGGCCCGATCCTGAACTTCCTGCCGACGATCCTGGTCGGCATCCTGTTCGGCCTGGCGATGGACTACATGCTGTTCCTCGGAACCGGAATGCGTGAGGCCTACGCCCACGGTGCCCCGGCGCGGGTCGCCGTGGTGCAGGGCGTGCGGGCGGGCCGGACCGTGGTCACCGCTGCCGCGATCATCATGATCTCGGTCTTCGGCGGGTTCGTGTTCTCGCACAGCGCGATGATCCGGCCGATCGGCTTCGCGTTGGCGTTCGGGGTGCTCGTCGACGCGTTCGTGGTGCGGATGCTGATCATCCCCGCCCTGATGCACCTGGCCGGCGACAAGGCCTGGTGGCTACCCCGCTGGCTGGAGAAGATCCTGCCGGACGTCGACGTCGAGGGTGCCAAGCTCGAGCGCCGTCACGGCCACGACGCCGAGGTAACCGACTCCTCGTCCGAGGACGAGGCGCCCGACGGCGACGCGGACCCCGCGCGTGAAGGCGCCCCGGTCTCCGGCTGAGCCGAGCGAGAACGACGCCCGACGGCGCCCCGTCCTTCCCAGGGCGGGGTGCCGTCCTCGTATTGACAGTGCAAGGTAGATCAACAAGTATTGAGGCAATGAAGACTGAGCGAGTTGCCGAGATTGCGCGACGGGCGGCGCTGCACGCAGCGCTGGCGGATCCGGCGCGGCTGCAGATCGTGGACGTGCTGGCGCTCGGCGATGCGGCGCCGTCGGAGCTTGCCGAGCTGCTGGGCGTCGGGTCAAACCTGTTGGCCCATCACCTGAAGGTGCTCGAGCGGGAGGGCCTGGTGGTCCGGACCAGGTCGGAGGGGGACGGGCGCCGCTGGTACGTACGGCTGGTGCCCGAGGCCCTGGCCGCGGTGCAGGTGCGGCCGGTGCGGGAGGTGGCGCGGGTGCTGTTCGTGTGCACCGCGAACTCCGCCCGCTCACACCTGGCCACGGCGGTCTGGCGCCGGGTCAGCACGGTTCCCACGGCCTCCGCCGGCACCCACCCCGCCGGGCGGATCGCCCCGGGCGCGATGGCTGCGGCCCGGCGCCACGGCCTGGACCTGCCGGCCATCACCCCACAGCATGTCGAGGCCGTCCGGGCACTCGGCGATCTGGTGGTCACGGTCTGCGACCGAGCTCACGAGGAACTGCAGATTCCCGTCGACGTGCACTGGTCGGTGCCCGACCCGATCGGCCGTGGCACCCCGGCCGCGTTCGACGACGCCCTGGCCGACCTGGAGCGGCGGGCGAACGCCCTCGCGCCCCACCTGGCACGTCAACCGGGCTGACCGTACCCGCCAACCCGAAGGAAGTCACCACGATGACCGAGCGTCCCAGTGTCCTGTTCGTCTGCGTCCACAACGCGGGCCGCTCCCAGATGGCGGCGGCCTGGCTGTCCCACCTGTCCGGCGGTGCGATAGAGGTCCGCTCGGCCGGGTCCGCGCCGGCCGACCGGATCAACCCCTCGGTGGTGGCCGCCATGGCCGAGGTCGGCATCGACATCGCTGCCGAGCAGCCCAAGGTCCTGACCACCGAGGCCGTCCGGGCCTCGGACGTGGTCGTCACGATGGGCTGCGGGGACGCCTGTCCGATCTTCCCGGGCAAGCGCTACGAGGACTGGGAGCTGGAGGACCCGGCAGGCAGGAGCGTGGCGGCCGTGCGCCCGGTGCGCGATGAGATCCGGCGTCGTATCGAAGGGCTGATCGCCAGCCTGCAGTCCGCCAGAGCCCAACTCGAGGAGTGAGCATGAGCGTCGCCACCGTCGACCCCGCCGCCACCGAAGACCGGAGGAGAAATGCCTGACAGGGGAATGCCCGGACTGCTCAGCGCCGATCACGTCCTGCACGGGATCGCCGGTGACCTGACCACGAGGTTCGAGGGCACCTTCACCGCCGAGACCATCGAGCGGTACGTCTTCGAGTCCTACGCAGCGCTGGCGCGCAGCGCGAAGGTCACCGCCCACCTGCCGGCGGTGACCGCCCGGTTCGCCGCCGACCGGCTCACCGCGCTCGCCCAGTCGGAGGGACTGCTCCCGCACGAGGTCCCCGAGGTCCTCTTCGTCTGCGTCCAGAACGCCGGCCGGTCCCAGATGGCTGCCGCGCTGCTGGACCACCATGCCGCGGGACGGGTGCATGTCCGCTCCGCGGGGTCCACGCCCCTCGAGCGGATCCACCCCGCCGCCGTCGACGTCATGAGAGAGGTCGGGCTGGATCTCGGCAGGGAGTTCCCCAAGCCGTTGACCGATGACGTGGTGCGGGCCGCCGACGTGGTGATCACCATGGGCTGCGGCGATGCCTGCCCGATCTACCCCGGCAAGCGCTACGAGGACTGGGAACTGGCCGACCCGGCCGACGCCTCCCTCGACGCGGCCCGCCGGATCCGCGATCAGATCGACGCACGGGTTCGCACTCTGCTGGGCGAGATCCTCGCACCGGTAGGGGAGTCGGCGCACCGTTAGGGGAGTCGGCCGGCGCAACCTTGATGCCGAGGGTTGCGGTTCGGCTGGAACCTCTGCGACTCTGGCCCGGCGCGCCCGGCCGCGCCATCGGCCGCCAGCGGCCCCGATGTCGCCCGAGCACAGGAGCACCATGACGGTCGCGAACGATCCCACCCGCCGGCCCGGAGGCGCCCGGAACTGGCCGAGCACCGTGGTGCGGGCACTCGTCGTGGCATTGGTGATCAGCGCCGAGGTCTACCTGATCGTCGTGACCGGGGACCGGTACATCCCGTCGAACCACTTCAGCTACTTCACCGTGCTCAGCAACGTGTTCGCCGCCGTCCTGTTCGCCGTGTCGCTGGTGCGGCCGGTACCGGACGCCGTCCGCGGCGCGGCCGTGACGTTCCTGCTCCTCACCGGAGTCGTCGCCAACACCCTGCTGCTCAACGTGGATGTGCAGACGCCTCCCTATGCCAACGTCGTGCTGCACATGGTGGTCCCGGTCCTGGTACTGGTGGATTGGCTGATCGCGCCGCCGCGGACCCGCCTGACCGCGAAGCACCTGATCGCCTGGATGGTCATCCCGCTCGCGTACCTCGTCTACAGTCTCATCCGGGGCGCTCTGGTCGACTGGTACCCGTATCCGTTCCTGGACCCACGCGAGCAGGGCTACGGCATGGTCGCGGTCATGAGCGTCGTGGTGGCCATCGCCTTCGGGGCCTGCGCCGCGCTCGTCATCTGGTCCGGCAACCGCCTCCAGCGGCGCCGCCGGGACTCCGCGGGTGAGCCCGCTCGTGAGGCGTCGCAGCCGGGCTGACCCGGACGGGCCGCCGACTCAGCGCGTGCCCAGGACGGCCACCTCGAAGACGCGGGCGACGCCGTCGGTCGCGCTCGGGCGGGTGAACCGCAACCGCACCTCGCTCACGGGTACGTCCGCCTGGAGCGGCACGCGGACGGGGCTCGCCCCGTTGGCCTCCACCCGGCCGATCAGCTGCCACGCACCGTCGATCAGGGCGTCGACCTCGACCGTGTGCACGCGCAACGCCTCCGAACCCGCGACGCCGCTGTGGATGACGGCCTCGTGCAGGTCCGCCTGGGTACCCAGGTCGATGGTCAGGGTTGGCAGCGGGTCGCCGGCGCCGGAGACCCACCGCCCGCCCGCGACGTTGCCGTCGACGGCGTTCGTCGCGACGTTGCCGGACAGCACCGAGGAGGCGGTCACCGGGGCGCCGAGGACGAGGTTTTCGGCGCCCACGCGCACCGTGAACGGCACCTCGACCACCGTGCGGGCGCCCTGGGCGGTGAAGGTGAGGGACGCGAGCAGGCTCGTCGTGCCGTCGGCCGCCGTCGCGCTCGCGGCCACGGTCACCGGGACGCCGGCCTCATCGCCGCGCAGCAGCCGCGCCGGGGCCGGACCGAGCCCGACGTCGAGGTCGTCCGTGCCCTCGATCGTCACCTGCACGTCCTGCAACGGTGCGGGGTCGAGGTTCGCGATGGTCAGCACGGTCGCGGCCCGCTCGCCGGGCAGCAGTCTCAACGAGGCATCGTCGATCCCGACCCGTAGACCGGCGGGGCGTGCGCCCGGGCCGGGCCCCCCGACACCGAGGTAGGCGACCTCGAGCGCGGGCACGCTGCGACCGCTGCCGACGTCCGCGATCGTCGCACCCCAGCGCGTGTTCGCGACGTTGTCGGGCCGGTAGCCCCGGGTCCCGCGGATCACCACACCGGTCGAGTCGACGATCCCGACGGCGTACGGGTAGGGCCCGAGCACGGTCGCGACCCGGAAGAAGACGGTGTTCGTGAACGTCACGTCCCGCACCCGCTCCAGCTCGACGGCCTGGGACTCCCAGCCGTAGATGTGGTCCTCCGTCTGCACCGCCCGTAGGACCCAGTTGCGCACGTCGCGCAGGACGACCTCGCGGTGACGGTGGTGCTCGACGGAGATCTCGTAGACGCGCCCCGGCACCGAGGTGTTCTCCACCAGGAACCCGTTGTCCGCCCAGCCGGCGACCGCCCAGAGGTTCAGGAACGAGCCGCCGCCGCCGTCGACCCAGAAGTTGTACCGGCCCACGCCGCGATGGTCGTAGCCGGGATCGCCGGGAGCCGGATCGCCCGGCTGGATCTCCTCGGGCGCCCACTTGACGAACTGGGTGACCACATCCGAGAGCTGGCTCTGCGCGCCCGCCTGCCAGCGCACGTGGACCGAGCCCGGGTTGACCGGTGCGGTGTCCAGGCCGAGGCCGGACACGGTGTTGCGCCCACCCGGCGGCGTCTGCACGATCGCACGGGGATCGTCCGGGTCGGCGAACGCGTCCGACCCGTCCGGGATGGTGAGCCAGGTCTGGCGCGGGTGCAGCCCGATCAGGTTGTTGGTCGGTCCCAGCCGCAGGGTGTCGGTGAGCCGGTACGCGCCCATCGGGACATAGACGGTGTCGTGCTCGTCGAGTGCCTGCTGGAAGATCGCGAGATCGTCCTCGGTGCCCGAGCCGACGCTCACGCCGTGCTCGGCGGCGTACTCGGCGATGTTGACCCAGTCGGTGGTCACCGGCGGGAGGGCGATGTCGCTGCGCAGGACGCGCTCGAGGACGGCGGCCGGGGCCCGGGTGGCGTCGAGGAGCACGTCGGTGCTGCGGGACTCGGCATCGCCGAGGGCGTCGGTGACGCGCAGCCCAAGGGTGGCCTCGACGACCCGGTAGCCGGCGTGCGGTGAGGTCCAGGTGGTGGCGCTCGGCAGTGTGCGCAGCAGGGGCCCCGAGTCGATGACGCCGGTGTTGAGGACGTTGAGCTGGTTCTGGGCCTGGACGAGCTCCGGCTCGGAGGTCGCCGGGATCGACGCGGAGTCGTTCAGCGTGATCACGGGCCCGGCGATCCGCTCGAAGAGGGAGTCCTCGATCACCAGGCGCTGAGAGGCGTCCGGGATCGTCTCGATGCCCGCCGCCGCGTCCGCGAACCGGGTGCGCACGATGCTGAGCTTGGCGTCGGTGTGCAACCGGATCGCCGCTACCTGCTGTCCGGTGAAGGTCGAGTCGAGGATCGTGGTCTGCCAGCCCGGCGAGGCCGCGAACGCCAGGAGGCCGAACTGGCCGCCACGCACCGTGACCCGCTGCAGCAGGTTCGCGTTGTGGTCGATGCCGGCGTAGCCGTCGGCGAGAGTGATGCCCACGTCCTGGAGCAGGAACATCTGGGCGCCGCCGAAGCGCACCCCGACGGCGCCGGGATTGTGCTCTGCCACGACGATGTTCACGTTGACCAGGCCGGTGCCGAACGTGTCGTTGTTGCCGAACGTCACCGGGGTGCCCGGCACGAACGGCCGTCGGGTGGCCGCGAACACGAACTCCGGCTCGCCCGCGAAGGCCGGCGTCGCCGGCGCGACGTAGAACTCCGGGCGGGCCGAGCCGAAGCCGACCAGGCGCACCGAGGCGTGCAGGTCGAGGCGTGCGGTGACCCGGTAGGTGCCCTCGGGGACGAAGACGAGCCCGCCGCCGTCACCGACCTCGAGGCCGCGGGCACCGCCGACGATGTTGCCGAGCCAGTTCTCCCCGCCACGCCGGGATGCCTCGTCGATCGCGGCCTGGATGACGGCCGTGTCGTCACCGACGCCGTCGCCGTGTACGGGGAACTCGGGGCTGCCGAGCACCACGGCGAGCGGGTCCTGCGGCATCGTCGCGTACACGGACGGGCCCACCGGGGCGTCCGCGGCCGGTGGGGCGGCCGCGGCAGGTTCGGCCGCGCCGGTGACGCCCGTGGCCAGGGCGGCCGTGACGGCACCGACGACGACGGCGGCGAGCAGCCGCTGGGAGGGGCGCATGGTGACTCCACTTCGGTGTGGCGGTTGGTGGCCCGACTCCAGCGGGTACTGCGCAAAACTGCAAGGGCCGGCGGGCGCCCCCGACGAACGACGGCGCCCTGCCCTCGGACGAGGACAGGGCGCGCGACGGGCTCAGGCTGCGGGGTGGGTCACCAGTCGTGCACGGTGCCGTCCTGCAGGCGGTTCGTGGGCAGGTAGGCCTGTTGGTACGGGTGCGCGGCGGCGAGCTCGGCGTCCAGTTCCACCCCGATGCCGGGGGCCTCGCCCGGGTGCAGGTGCCCGTCGGAGAACGTGTAGGCGTGCCGGAACACCTCGTTGGTGAGGTCGGTGTGGCCCGAGTACTCCTGGATCCCGAAGTTGTGGATGGCGAGGTCCAGGTGGATCGCGGCGGCCATGCCCACGGGCGAGATGTCCTCCGGGCCGTGGATGGCGCTCTTGATCTGGTGCTGGGCGGCGTAGTCGAACAGCTTCCGCAGCGGGGAGACCCCGCCGAAGTGGGTGACGGCGGAGCGCACGTAGTCGATCAGCTGCTCGCCGACGAGGGTCTGGTAGTCGAACACGGTGTTGAAGACCTCGCCGATGGCGAGCGGGGTGGTGGTGTGTTCGCGCACGAGGCGCAGCCCGTCCTGGTTCTCGGCCGGGGTGCAGTCCTCGAGCCAGAAGAGGTCGTATGGCTCAAGGGACTTGCCCAGTCGCGCCGCCTGGATCGGGGTGAGCCGGTGGTGGGCGTCGTGCAGCAGGGGCAGGTCCGGTCCGAACTCGTTGCGAACGGCCTCGAACACGTTCGGGATGTGGCGCAGGTAGGCACCGGTGTCCCAGTCCTCGACGGCCGGCAGCACGCGCTGGTCCAGCCGGGTCGGGTTCGCCGCGTGCGCACCCGAGGCGTGCACGCCGTAGACGGCCTTGAGCCCGGGCACCCCGGTCTGGATCCGGATGCTCTGGTAGCCCTGCTCCAGCAGCGCACGGACCGAGTCGAACAGCTCCGGGATGCTGGCGCCGTTCGCGTGCCCGTAGGTGCGCACCCGGTCCCGGCTGGCGCCGCCGAGCAGCTGGTACAGCGGCAGCCCGGCCACCTTGGCCTTGATGTCCCACAGTGCCACATCGACCGCGGCGATGGCGGCCATGGTCACCGGGCCGCGGCGCCAGTAGGCGCCCCGGTACAGCGATTGCCAGGTGTCCTCGATCCGGTGCGGGTCGGTGCCGAGCAGCAGCGGGACCACATGGTCCTGCAGGTAGCTGACGACGGAG
Coding sequences within:
- a CDS encoding arsenate reductase ArsC yields the protein MTERPSVLFVCVHNAGRSQMAAAWLSHLSGGAIEVRSAGSAPADRINPSVVAAMAEVGIDIAAEQPKVLTTEAVRASDVVVTMGCGDACPIFPGKRYEDWELEDPAGRSVAAVRPVRDEIRRRIEGLIASLQSARAQLEE
- a CDS encoding glycosyl hydrolase family 28-related protein — protein: MRPSQRLLAAVVVGAVTAALATGVTGAAEPAAAAPPAADAPVGPSVYATMPQDPLAVVLGSPEFPVHGDGVGDDTAVIQAAIDEASRRGGENWLGNIVGGARGLEVGDGGGLVFVPEGTYRVTARLDLHASVRLVGFGSARPEFYVAPATPAFAGEPEFVFAATRRPFVPGTPVTFGNNDTFGTGLVNVNIVVAEHNPGAVGVRFGGAQMFLLQDVGITLADGYAGIDHNANLLQRVTVRGGQFGLLAFAASPGWQTTILDSTFTGQQVAAIRLHTDAKLSIVRTRFADAAAGIETIPDASQRLVIEDSLFERIAGPVITLNDSASIPATSEPELVQAQNQLNVLNTGVIDSGPLLRTLPSATTWTSPHAGYRVVEATLGLRVTDALGDAESRSTDVLLDATRAPAAVLERVLRSDIALPPVTTDWVNIAEYAAEHGVSVGSGTEDDLAIFQQALDEHDTVYVPMGAYRLTDTLRLGPTNNLIGLHPRQTWLTIPDGSDAFADPDDPRAIVQTPPGGRNTVSGLGLDTAPVNPGSVHVRWQAGAQSQLSDVVTQFVKWAPEEIQPGDPAPGDPGYDHRGVGRYNFWVDGGGGSFLNLWAVAGWADNGFLVENTSVPGRVYEISVEHHRHREVVLRDVRNWVLRAVQTEDHIYGWESQAVELERVRDVTFTNTVFFRVATVLGPYPYAVGIVDSTGVVIRGTRGYRPDNVANTRWGATIADVGSGRSVPALEVAYLGVGGPGPGARPAGLRVGIDDASLRLLPGERAATVLTIANLDPAPLQDVQVTIEGTDDLDVGLGPAPARLLRGDEAGVPVTVAASATAADGTTSLLASLTFTAQGARTVVEVPFTVRVGAENLVLGAPVTASSVLSGNVATNAVDGNVAGGRWVSGAGDPLPTLTIDLGTQADLHEAVIHSGVAGSEALRVHTVEVDALIDGAWQLIGRVEANGASPVRVPLQADVPVSEVRLRFTRPSATDGVARVFEVAVLGTR
- the manD gene encoding D-mannonate dehydratase ManD, yielding MKIVDAKVVVTSPGRNFVTLQLTTDEGITGLGDATLNGRELSVVSYLQDHVVPLLLGTDPHRIEDTWQSLYRGAYWRRGPVTMAAIAAVDVALWDIKAKVAGLPLYQLLGGASRDRVRTYGHANGASIPELFDSVRALLEQGYQSIRIQTGVPGLKAVYGVHASGAHAANPTRLDQRVLPAVEDWDTGAYLRHIPNVFEAVRNEFGPDLPLLHDAHHRLTPIQAARLGKSLEPYDLFWLEDCTPAENQDGLRLVREHTTTPLAIGEVFNTVFDYQTLVGEQLIDYVRSAVTHFGGVSPLRKLFDYAAQHQIKSAIHGPEDISPVGMAAAIHLDLAIHNFGIQEYSGHTDLTNEVFRHAYTFSDGHLHPGEAPGIGVELDAELAAAHPYQQAYLPTNRLQDGTVHDW
- a CDS encoding arsenate reductase ArsC → MPDRGMPGLLSADHVLHGIAGDLTTRFEGTFTAETIERYVFESYAALARSAKVTAHLPAVTARFAADRLTALAQSEGLLPHEVPEVLFVCVQNAGRSQMAAALLDHHAAGRVHVRSAGSTPLERIHPAAVDVMREVGLDLGREFPKPLTDDVVRAADVVITMGCGDACPIYPGKRYEDWELADPADASLDAARRIRDQIDARVRTLLGEILAPVGESAHR
- a CDS encoding Pr6Pr family membrane protein; the protein is MTVANDPTRRPGGARNWPSTVVRALVVALVISAEVYLIVVTGDRYIPSNHFSYFTVLSNVFAAVLFAVSLVRPVPDAVRGAAVTFLLLTGVVANTLLLNVDVQTPPYANVVLHMVVPVLVLVDWLIAPPRTRLTAKHLIAWMVIPLAYLVYSLIRGALVDWYPYPFLDPREQGYGMVAVMSVVVAIAFGACAALVIWSGNRLQRRRRDSAGEPAREASQPG